The proteins below come from a single Aegilops tauschii subsp. strangulata cultivar AL8/78 chromosome 6, Aet v6.0, whole genome shotgun sequence genomic window:
- the LOC141026190 gene encoding uncharacterized protein produces the protein MGFTREFMEVQAHGNTKLHVIHTNDLHKAATTIEQFERHLQFERHKIVGVDVKYTNDHGEDQKHALVQLSVGKDHPVQLFQLSAADKNCTKFDNFLADPTYTFVGFSIDGDIELLGRVGLEIAHFVYIQKEWRVPTATKPLDSLGDVSGILVHNVELTNAERSLWACMPLSMRNIEYAAKDTHAAYEIWSRLSIIQEGLRRAKLDKEQTRKRARSCGDYDY, from the coding sequence ATGGGATTCACCAGGGAATTCATGGAGGTGCAGGCCCACGGCAACACAAAGTTGCACGTGATCCACACCAACGACTTGCACAAGGCGGCGACCACCATTGAGCAGTTCGAGCGACACCTCCAGTTCGAGCGCCACAAGATCGTCGGAGTTGATGTGAAGTACACCAACGACCATGGCGAAGATCAGAAACATGCCCTCGTCCAGCTCTCCGTCGGCAAGGATCATCCGGTGCAGCTCTTCCAACTGAGCGCGGCCGACAAGAACTGCACCAAGTTCGACAACTTCCTCGCGGACCCCACATACACGTTTGTTGGCTTCTCCATCGACGGCGACATAGAGCTGCTTGGCCGCGTCGGACTGGAGATCGCCCACTTCGTCTACATCCAGAAGGAATGGAGGGTGCCTACAGCTACCAAGCCTCTGGACTCCCTTGGGGACGTCTCAGGCATCCTTGTCCACAACGTAGAGCTCACCAACGCAGAACGCAGCCTCTGGGCGTGCATGCCCCTGTCCATGAGGAACATCGAGTACGCGGCAAAGGACACTCACGCTGCGTACGAGATATGGAGCCGCCTCAGTATCATCCAGGAAGGGCTTCGCCGGGCAAAACTCGACAAGGAGCAGACCAGGAAGCGCGCTAGGTCCTGTGGCGACTACGACTACTGA